GAAATGGGATCTATGCTCAGGAAGGAGATAAAATCTATCTTTCAAAAGATGCCGGAAAAACATGGGCAGAATTTTATACGATTGGTGAGGCTGACAATATTGTTGTTTCTCCGGATGGAAAAAGAATTGCTTTCAGTAAGCAAGTATTGGTAGAAAAATTAATGGGGAAAGACAAGTATAGCGATACCCCTAAAACTACCGCTCAGGTATATACAGACCTTAACCACAGACACTGGGATTATTTCAATGAAGGAAAATATAATCACGTATTTGTAGTAAATACCTCAGATAAAGTAGAAGCAGCTAAAGATTTATTGGAAGGAAAAACATGGGATTCTCCTCAAAGACCTTTTGGTGGTGCTGAAGACTTTGTATGGAGCCCGGATTCTGCACAGCTTTTATATGTTACCAAACCAAAAAGCGGTAAAGAATATGCTACAAGTACAAATACAGATATTTTTGCTTATGACTTAGCTACAGGAACTACTAAAAACCTTACAGAATCAAATAAAGGATACGATGTCAATCCAAAATTCAGTCCGGATGGAAAATCTTTGATCTGGCAGAGTATGGCCAGAGATGGGTATGAAGCGGATAAGAATGATGTAAAGATTTTAGACTGGAAAACAGGGAAAACTACCAATCTTACAGCAGGTTGGGATGATAGTGTTTCAGGAGATGTACTTTGGGGTGCTGATTCAAAAACGATCTATTTCACGGCAGCTTACAGAGGAACAAAACAACTGTTTTCTTTAGATTCAAAGTCTGCAAAAGTACAGCAGATCACCAAAGGAGATTTTGATGTAAATGAAATTTTCACAGACAACAAAACTTCAGTAATAGTAGGAAGAACAGATGTAAACCATGCTACAGAATTATTCTCTGTAAACCTTAAAAACGGAGAAATGAAGCAGGTTACTGAAGCGAATAAAGATACTTATGCGAAGTTAGCACAAGGAAAATCTGAGCTTAAAATGGTAAAAACTTCGGATGGTAAAGAAATGGGCGTATGGTTCCACTATCCACCGAACTTTGATCCTAATAAAAAATACCCAACATTAGTATATTGCCAGGGAGGACCACAGTCTGCATTAACACAATATTTCAGTGTAAGATGGAATTTTGCCCTAATGACAGCAAACGATTATATCGTAGTGGCTCCAAACAGAAGAGGTATGCCGGGCTGGGGAACAAAATGGAATGAAGACATCTCAAGAGACTGGGGTGGACAGCCAATGAGAGATTATCTTGCAGCCACAGATTATGCTAAAACATTACCGTATGTAGATGGTGACAGAGTAGCTGCTGTTGGAGCAAGTTATGGAGGATACAGCGTATTTATGTTGGCTGGAATCCATGAAAACAGATTCAAAACATTCATCGCTCATGATGGATTATTCGATATGAAATCATGGTACCTGACGACTGAAGAACTTTGGTTTGCAAACTGGGATCTTGGTTCACCATGGGAAAAACCACAACCAAAAGCTTATACAGAGTTTAACCCAAGCAATTTTGTAGAAAAATGGAACAAGCCAATTATGATCGTTCAGGGAGGAATTGATTTCCGTGTACCTTACGAGCAGGGGCAGGAAGCTTTCCAGGCGGCAAAACTAAGAGGATTAAAATCTAAATTGGTTTATTTCCCGAATGAAAATCACTGGGTACTTCATCCACAAAACGGATTGGTATGGCAGAGAGAATTCTTTGACTGGTTAAAAGAAACTTTATAATAGATATCAATAGAAGCGGGCTTTAGCCCGCTTTTTTTATGATGAAAAGTCTAATGGTTTTAGAATGTAATAGTTCTTAATTAATAAGGTAGAGAAATATCAAAAAATCAATAGGAGCGGGCTTTAGCCCGCTCTGTTTATCATCAATAAATTCCAATGGCTTTAGCCGAAACCTAAAAACCAATGATTTAAATTTCCTTCACCCAAGGAAATAAAATAGTTATATATTTGATTATGCAAAACCGTATTTCATCATTTCCCCCTCTCATCGATGAACAGTCTGAAATTTTAATTCTGGGTTCTATTCCCGGAGTAAAATCATTGGAAATGCAGCAATATTATGCCCATCCCCAAAACAAATTCTGGAGAATTATTCTTGAACTACTGAATGAAGAATTTACCGAAGATTATTCCAAAAGAATGGAAACCTTAAAGAAACATCACATTGCTCTTTGGGATGTCATTGATTCCTGCGAAAGAAAAGGAAGTCTGGATTCCGAGATTAAAAACGAAGAAGCCAATCAGATTGAAGAACTGCTGGAGAGACATCCAAATGTAAAAGCAATCTTCTGTAACGGCGGAAAATCATATAAGAATTTACAAAAGATTTTAGGGAAAAACTATAAGCTTCCTATTTTCCTCATGCCATCAACAAGTCCGCTTCATACCATTTCATTTGAAAGAAAATTTGAAGAATGGAAGAAGGTGTTGGGGTTTTTGAAGGTTTGAGAGTATTAGAGTGCGATTTTAAGTTTTAATATCTATCCTGAATTATAAAAGTATAGATTCCTACAGAATGACAAAGTGTGCGGATAGTCTAAACGCTCTGTTTGTCATTCTGTAGGAATCCCAATATTGTATTTTGATAAGAATAAAAAGTTAGTAGCTTAAATAGGCTCTCAGTCCTTTCAATAATTCCAGTTGATTTCTTGTCCTGTCCAGATTATGTTCCGGATATTTTGTAGAATAATAAACGCTTCCATTCAGATAATCAGTTAAAAAACGAACCTCTTGAATATAAATGGCGACTTGTGCAGCATAATCAAGGTGGGCATACTCTTCCGGAGTCAGTTTTTCCTTTAAATAGAAAAGAAATCCTTTTTTTACAGCTTCATACATTTCAGGATTGAAATTGTTTTTAGCACTTCCGTCATCTTCATGAGTGGTATTGGTGTAAGACTGAATCATTGTTCCGAAATCATATAAAAGAGTAGAAATCATCATGGTGTCCAGATCGATTACCGCTAATGGCTGATGATTTTGATCGAAGAGGATATTACTGATTTTTACATCAGCATGGATGATTCTTTTAGGGATCAGATTGCTTTTCTCCATTTCTATCCATTCCTCAGGTAAGGAAATAAGCTGGTTGGTGATTTCTATTTCAGCCTTTGCACTCTCTTTTAAATGAGGAACAGCGTTTTCTAGTGCCTTTTTGTAGTCTTCAATTCTTTTTTTGAAATTGAGGAAATTAGGAAGGGTATCTTCAATAGCGGGCAGCTTTTCAGTATTTACGATATTCAGGAAATAGCTGAAGGCTTTAGCGGCCTCAAAAGCGGTTTGTAAAGAAGGAACGGTAAGAAAGGTAATGCTGTTTTCTACAAAGCTTAACATTCGCCATGGTTCATCATTGGCATCTTTTACCAGAAGTTGGCCCGTAAGAGAAGGGATAGGCTCTATGATTTGAAATTCATAATTATTCGATCTAAGAAGTTCATTAACCATTAAATGATTGCTGACAATCACTTCCGGCTGCTTAAAAACAGAGTGATTGATCTTTTGCAGAATAAATTTTTTCTGCTGATCCAGATCTTCTAAAAGATAAGTCGTATTAATTAGGCCGTCATTGATAGGAGAAAGAGTATAATTGCCAGTATTGATAAACTGTGTTACAATATTATTTATTTCCATAGATCTGTCGGGTATCTGTTATTCTGAATTTCTGATATCAGAAAATCCTTAATATTTTGTTTATCATCAGCATAAGTTACGCCCATCCATTGAGAAGGAGAAGCCTTTACCATTACTTTTACTTTCTTTTCATCTATCATTCTTTGCACTGCGCTGGGAATGTAGAATTCCTGTTTTGACGTTGGATCAGACTCTATGAAATCATAAAAATAGGCTTCCAGAGAGCAGAAAATATGAGGATGAAAGATAAAAAAATTCATGGATACCAATGTATCGGGATTCAGTTTGATATTCTGTCCGTTTTCCCTATAAATGATTGAGCCATTAAGCTTTTGAATAGAGGTTTGTTCCTCTACACGGATCAGGTTATTTTCAGAATCCAAAGTACATATTCCTCTGGCTACAGTCCCATGACCACTCAATGTTGTACTTACAGGATAAGCAATCATGCCCAATTGAGAGTCGGAAATATGATGGTGATTAATTTCATCAGCAGCGAGTAAATAGGCTTCTTTTCCATAGAAATCATCTGCATTAATCATAATGAATGGCTCCTGTATTGCATATTTTGCACATAAAACAGCATGTGCGGTTCCCCACGGTTTTTCACGTTCAGGATAATCAAAACCCTGTA
This Chryseobacterium sp. G0162 DNA region includes the following protein-coding sequences:
- a CDS encoding S9 family peptidase; its protein translation is MKLKYSLLALAAPLLMNAQQLMTPEILWTLKKVGVQAVSPDQASLIYKVGQVDLKTEKTKNENYFLNVLNHQASKIDFGKKALIQWDRNGIYAQEGDKIYLSKDAGKTWAEFYTIGEADNIVVSPDGKRIAFSKQVLVEKLMGKDKYSDTPKTTAQVYTDLNHRHWDYFNEGKYNHVFVVNTSDKVEAAKDLLEGKTWDSPQRPFGGAEDFVWSPDSAQLLYVTKPKSGKEYATSTNTDIFAYDLATGTTKNLTESNKGYDVNPKFSPDGKSLIWQSMARDGYEADKNDVKILDWKTGKTTNLTAGWDDSVSGDVLWGADSKTIYFTAAYRGTKQLFSLDSKSAKVQQITKGDFDVNEIFTDNKTSVIVGRTDVNHATELFSVNLKNGEMKQVTEANKDTYAKLAQGKSELKMVKTSDGKEMGVWFHYPPNFDPNKKYPTLVYCQGGPQSALTQYFSVRWNFALMTANDYIVVAPNRRGMPGWGTKWNEDISRDWGGQPMRDYLAATDYAKTLPYVDGDRVAAVGASYGGYSVFMLAGIHENRFKTFIAHDGLFDMKSWYLTTEELWFANWDLGSPWEKPQPKAYTEFNPSNFVEKWNKPIMIVQGGIDFRVPYEQGQEAFQAAKLRGLKSKLVYFPNENHWVLHPQNGLVWQREFFDWLKETL
- a CDS encoding DNA-deoxyinosine glycosylase translates to MQNRISSFPPLIDEQSEILILGSIPGVKSLEMQQYYAHPQNKFWRIILELLNEEFTEDYSKRMETLKKHHIALWDVIDSCERKGSLDSEIKNEEANQIEELLERHPNVKAIFCNGGKSYKNLQKILGKNYKLPIFLMPSTSPLHTISFERKFEEWKKVLGFLKV
- a CDS encoding sugar phosphate nucleotidyltransferase, whose translation is MNSKKTLLILAGGLGSRYKGLKQVDGILDNGSPILEYSIYDALQAGFSKVVIIVNTLIPQSYIERLDAISKTKGFELHWVYQELNSIPLQGFDYPEREKPWGTAHAVLCAKYAIQEPFIMINADDFYGKEAYLLAADEINHHHISDSQLGMIAYPVSTTLSGHGTVARGICTLDSENNLIRVEEQTSIQKLNGSIIYRENGQNIKLNPDTLVSMNFFIFHPHIFCSLEAYFYDFIESDPTSKQEFYIPSAVQRMIDEKKVKVMVKASPSQWMGVTYADDKQNIKDFLISEIQNNRYPTDLWK
- a CDS encoding phosphotransferase enzyme family protein, with the translated sequence MEINNIVTQFINTGNYTLSPINDGLINTTYLLEDLDQQKKFILQKINHSVFKQPEVIVSNHLMVNELLRSNNYEFQIIEPIPSLTGQLLVKDANDEPWRMLSFVENSITFLTVPSLQTAFEAAKAFSYFLNIVNTEKLPAIEDTLPNFLNFKKRIEDYKKALENAVPHLKESAKAEIEITNQLISLPEEWIEMEKSNLIPKRIIHADVKISNILFDQNHQPLAVIDLDTMMISTLLYDFGTMIQSYTNTTHEDDGSAKNNFNPEMYEAVKKGFLFYLKEKLTPEEYAHLDYAAQVAIYIQEVRFLTDYLNGSVYYSTKYPEHNLDRTRNQLELLKGLRAYLSY